The Deinococcus aquaticus genomic interval CGTGCACTTCCACCAGCTGGGCAGCGCTCCCGCCTCCTACCTGCGGGGCAGCAGCGTGCACGCCTCCTTCAACCGCTGCGTCGTCGTGCACGGCACCTCGGGGCTGCGCGTGCAGGACAACGTCACGTACGACAACATCGGCCACTGCCTCTTCCTGGAAGACGGCGACGAGACCGGCAATACCCTCAGCGGGAACCTCGTCACGCGCGTCAGGGCCCCCGACGCCAAACAGGGCCAGACGCCGCTGCTGGACAGTGACAAGCGCCCCGCCGCGTACTGGATCACCCACCCTGCCAACACCGTGCGCGGCAACGTGGCCGCCGGGGTGGACGGCACCGGCTTCTGGCTGGCGTTCCCCGAACACCCCACCGGCCTCGCCGCCGCGAAGACCGACCTCTGGCCCCGCCGCACGCCGCTGGGCGACTTCAGCGGCAACACTGCGCACGGCACGGATCGCGGCCTGAACCTAGACAACGGCCCGAAAGCGGACGGCACCACCGAAACCACCTACTACGCGCCCGTCACCACGCCCAGTGACCCCAAGAGCGCGCCCATCACCGCCACCCTGGGCGACTTCACCGCCTACAAGAACCGCGACCACGGCGTGTGGCTACGCGGCCGGGACCACGTCCTGCTGAACGCCACCCTCGCCGACAACGGTGTGGGCGCCACCTTCGCCAGCGACGACAGCACCCTCAGGGGCGGCACCCTGATCGGCGAGACGCCCAACCTCGGCCAGCCCGAGGGCTGGGAACCCACCGGCACCGGCGGCCGCGCCCTCCCACGCCCCTGGGACGCCAGCTTCCCCATCCGCGGCTTCCAGTTCTACGACGGGCACGTCAGCATCGACGGCGCCGCCCTCGCCGGATTCACGCCCGACGCGACCCGGCAGGCCAGCGGCCTCGGGTACCTCACAAAGAACGCCTTCAGCCTCGAACCCACCAACAACGCACTGAACCTCCGCTGGCCCGACCAGAGCGCCCGCGTGTACTTCCCCGCCGCGCAACCCGACCGGGACGGCGACAAGGCCGCCACGTTCCTCGACACCGACGGCACCACCACCGGCAAGGCCGGCACCACCGTCACCGCCAGCCCCCTGCTGCGCGCCGCGCCCGACTGCACCCCCACCCCCGCCTGGAACGCCAGCACCTGCCCCGGCACGTACACCCGCCTGTGGATTCACGACGACACCGCCGCCCGCATCGGCCCCGTCACCGTCACCGGCCCGCACGGCACGGTCAGCCTGAACGGCAACACCGCCGACCAGAAAACCTTCCACACCACCACCCGCCTCACCCGCACCTACACCCTGACCCCCACCACCCCCAGCGCTCACCTGCGCGTCGGCATCAGCCACAGACAGTCCGGCGACACCCTTACCCTCCGCATCCCCACGCCCACCGAACCCCGCCTGTACCGCGACTGGTGGATCGACAACCGCAACCTTCTCAAGAAGGTCACCCTCGCCGCCCTGGCGGCCACCACCGGCGACAGCTACGCCTACGAGAACGGCACCCTCACCCTGAAACTCGTCGTGCAACAGGGCCGCGACTACGCCGCCACAGACATCTGCGCTGCCGACCTGTGCAAGTAATACGGACTCCGGTTGAATGGCTTGCAAAGCCGTTCAATCCGAGCAGAGCGAGCAGGATAGAAACGGGTTCCGGGCGTGGAGTTGGCAAGCCGGTGTCGTTCCGGGTTGTCAACGAAACAGACGGAATCCGTATAAGGGGTCTGTGCTGGGTCTACAGGTACACCTGACAGCCCCGCTCAATCAGCGTGTCGAAGGCGTCCGGCAACTTCTCGATGCGGTTCCAGCGC includes:
- a CDS encoding G8 domain-containing protein, giving the protein MSAVRRLPLLLLLSGLLLGCGNSSGTGSAPTPTPTPGTPTPAPTPAPAPAPTLPTAKWSDPATWGGTLPTAGQKVTLPAGKRVLLDTTPPDLAGLTIPAGSALEFEDSADRTLRAGWIMVHGELRVGSTDKPFTHHAGILLTDTTPGEDVMGMGDRVLGVMDGTLELHGQPRLAWTRLNATARRGSSTLTLERAPDWQPGDSLTLTSTDFGPNQTEQVTVQRVSGSTVTLAAPLKYTHWGDPITVAGLSVNERAEVGLLTRNVRVAATDDAAQTGLGAHVMIMGTAQARIEGAEFTRVGQLNTLRRYPVHFHQLGSAPASYLRGSSVHASFNRCVVVHGTSGLRVQDNVTYDNIGHCLFLEDGDETGNTLSGNLVTRVRAPDAKQGQTPLLDSDKRPAAYWITHPANTVRGNVAAGVDGTGFWLAFPEHPTGLAAAKTDLWPRRTPLGDFSGNTAHGTDRGLNLDNGPKADGTTETTYYAPVTTPSDPKSAPITATLGDFTAYKNRDHGVWLRGRDHVLLNATLADNGVGATFASDDSTLRGGTLIGETPNLGQPEGWEPTGTGGRALPRPWDASFPIRGFQFYDGHVSIDGAALAGFTPDATRQASGLGYLTKNAFSLEPTNNALNLRWPDQSARVYFPAAQPDRDGDKAATFLDTDGTTTGKAGTTVTASPLLRAAPDCTPTPAWNASTCPGTYTRLWIHDDTAARIGPVTVTGPHGTVSLNGNTADQKTFHTTTRLTRTYTLTPTTPSAHLRVGISHRQSGDTLTLRIPTPTEPRLYRDWWIDNRNLLKKVTLAALAATTGDSYAYENGTLTLKLVVQQGRDYAATDICAADLCK